GGTCATAGCCCGAAGAAAACAATTAGACACTCTCCGAGACTCCCACCACGCCCGGATGATCATCTTGAACGACATTTTGGCAAGACTCCAACACGGAGAGCACATCGACCTCCAAAAGGAGCTCCGTCTCTTGAGCCAGGTGTCGGATGGAATGGattttgatgttgatgagaagttgaaccaacTCTTTCAGATGGTGGAAGAACCCACCAAACCCACGGCCAACAAGAGCGAGTTCTTGTAGGGTTCAAGAGAACTCGAGGTCTTTAGAGCGAGTTATCTAGGTTTCAAGAAGTTCTCGAGGTCACATATCAGTCTTAAACATTTATCATCACTATATAGTATTATACACCCATGGCCTTCCGAATGGTTCTCCGGTGACTATCACCAGTTTCAATCACCTTGCCCTCCTGGGCCAACCGCTTAATAGCATCAGTCAAGTCGGTATTTTCCACCCTCACCGACGACTTCTCATTGATCTTCACCgccaactcgttgaaccTGATGGCATTATTATTGGCCTCAATGAGAGACAACACCTCATTATTCAAGTCCTCTTGCATTCTTCTCTGGGCCGAGGTGGTACCGGTTTGGATCATATCCATGTCGATACGCCCGGTGATGGGGTCGGTGGCATAGTCCTTAATGGCCGATTTGGTCAACCGTACCGCTTCCTTAACATCAATTAAGTCCACCGTCGACGATAACCTCATCTTTGCGTGTGCTTCCGATAACCGGATCATCGACTCCAACTGTCTGGTGGTAGCGGTGACCCGCTTCTCGGACGCCCTGCTGTCATCCCCCATTTTCCTCATCTCCACGTAGGCTCTGACCAACTCATTTTTACTTTCAGGTGTAATGACCGGATTGATGTTTTCTTTGGCCCACTGAATGTAAGTGGTCAAGAACTCCACCGACAACACGAAATAGTTGGTGACCTTATCAGGAACATCCTCCAAGTACATATCGGTCAAATGACGGGCTAATTGCCTATCAATTTTCTCATCCACCTTatccaacatcaagtaTACTAAGTCAAACCTCGAGAGCAACGGAGGTGGTAAGTCGATGTTGGAGGTCACGGGTAAGTTGGGGTCGTAGCGAGAGTTGATGGGGTTGGCCGACGCCAAAATCGACGTCCGGGCATTTAAAGTGGTGATAATCCCAGCCTTAGCCACCGAAATCGTCTGTTGTTCCATCACCTCGTGCAACACCGACCGGGTAGAGTCGCTCATCTTGTCGAACTCATCAATACAACACACTCCTCCGTCCGACAACACCAACGCTCCACTTTCAAGCACAAGTTGCTTGGTATCAACGTCCCGAGTGATATAGGCTGTCAACCCCACGGCCGAAGAACCTTTACCCGACGTGTAGACTCCTCGAGGAGAGATACGGTGAACGTATTGCAACAACTGGGACTTGGACGTCGACGGGTCTCCACACAATAAGATATTGATGTCTCCTCTGTACCGGCCACCTTTCTTGAATGTCTTGTTGGCCCCACCAAAGAGCTGCAACAACACTCCCTTCTTGACGTCGTCCATTTCGTAGATGGACGGGGCCAATGACCGGGCCAACACCTCGTACAAGTCATCTCTCTGGCTGATTTCACGGATTTTCTCGATCTCATCGGCAGTGATTTTTCTTACCTGTTCCACCTCCTGCTCCTTATCGGTGGCTTCTTGTTGTAAGGTCGAAACATCGGCTCCCAATCGTTTCTTATCGATTTTCTTCACGTGAACCACGTCCAAATACGTCTTGTATAAGCTCTTGACAGCTCGCATACGGGGATTAGACCTCACGGGCAACGACCGGAAAATCCCACACACCTCGATTCTGTCACCAGCTCGGCAACTGTCGACCAAGTCATCATAAACAcacaagttgatggagtgGGGGGTTTGTCCATCTGGAACTAAGTCGGGGGTTTCTTGTAATTTAATCACCTGCTTATCAGCAAACGAAGATCGGTTGTGGATGATGGACATCGAGTTCGACTGGCCACAAACTTCTCGTGGACACTTGGATGGCTCTGAGATCACTCCCCGATCGATTTCCACTGCGATTGTGTGGTCACAGGCATtacacttgaagaaggccaCCTTCATATCGGGGATAATGGCAGTAGCTCTCAACACAAGACCTTTGACACTCACAAGTTTATCGATATCATTGGGGTTCAATTCCCGCATTCCTCGTTCCACCTGGTTGATGTTGTAAGGGCGAACCGTGTAGATGTTGGTTTCGATCTCGTCGACGCTGGTGGTAGCGGTGTTGTCAAATCCGTTGTCatccatcaccaatgagACCATACAgtctttggtggtttggTCCATGATGGGGATCACTTCTTGTGGGTagttcaacaactggtaGTAGAGCTTGCGGGATGCCGGGTAcgccaacaagtttttggcgtccaagttcaagttggtcaagcCCAATTCTCTcatgttgttcaattgtTGCACATAATAAAGTTCGTtatcttcaaacaccaCTTCGCCCTGGTCATGTAATCGTCTGTACTTCATTTTGAACGACATCAAGAAGTCCCGGAACGCGTTGGAGCAGTCCTGGATCGATACATTGGTTCCCCAAATCACTCGGACTGGTTCATCGTCGGCGCCCGTCAAGTTGTCAGAATTGGGGTTTGACGACGAGGGGTTGGGTGGCGGTTGTGTGGACTCTTGCGACCCGTGAGGAGAGTCCATGAACgctcttcttctcaaggGCGATGAGGTGGTGTCCTGGATGTCACTTCTATTGTGTCTTCTGACGATTCTGTCGACCTCACTGGTCAACCTGTCAGTTCTGATATTTCTGCCAGAAGAGGGTCCCCGGTTGTTTTCGGAGTTGTGGTGAGCCGAGGACGACGAGTAGTGTAAGGGAGACGATATATCGCCGGCCCGGGTTCTCTGGCTGCTGCCAGGGGCGTTTCTACCTGGGTTATTGGCATCGGAGTGTAGTTGAGAAGacgatgagttgaagaacaaggGAGACGAGGGGACCACTTGGTGCTGGGTCTGCGACTGGGATTCAGTTTCCCGCAAGCTTGGATCTTCGGGGAGTTCATCCACGTTGTGAATTGGCGACGACATGGAGGAAAAAGAACAGGTTGAGTTAGAAAAAAGATGAGTATGTGAATTTGTACATTTATTTTCAGTGCGACGCGTCCATCAATTATATTTCCCAATGTGGTTTAATTAATATTGGTGGTAGGACTACCACTATcagtgggtgtatgggtcagaactgGTAAATCCGTACCAATTGTATTGGCATTTTTCTGTTCTCCTAAGGAGGGGGAAATAGCACCGGGTCGCCTACGTCAAACCGCAAACACCAGCCTCCCGGATGTTTGAGTGGTTCTCCGTTTCTTGGTCTTTTCTCACTTCTGCTCTTCGCAATTCGCGCGCTTCTGTTTTGGTTTCCTGTAACAACATGAGCCAAAACAACATCCCAGAAGTGACTCTAAATGCCCGCACACAGCTCCTTCCGGTCGACAGCCGCAGGCTAAATACCTCCGACAGACCGCCACGCACAAAAATAAGTATCCGTCCACGGTCTTTGAGTCCTGAGAGAAGGCGTCCCACCAGCAGCGATACCATCGTATCACCGGTCAGACGAAGTGGATCCCCCGTCAGGAGGCAGCAGATCCTGGAAATCGAACACCAGCATGCCCAGACTTTCAAGCGCAAACACGAGGCGGTTGCGGTTTCGGCAGACAGAAAGAACGTGAAGTTCAACGAACATATCGAGTATTTTGATACCAACGCCAGTCCCCAGTCAAAAATCCCCAAACTCGACCCCAGTATGGAGGCATTGATACAAGAAGTGGGTGAAATCAAGCGAAATCAGAAGGATATCATGGACAAACTAGACATTCTCATCAGTCACATGAATAAGTAAGTGTTCATTAAAAGTCTATATTCTTGGAGGTTTGCTTTTCCGGAACGTGTCCTTCAGTGGATGGAGTGTTATTGGCGTCAGTGGCATCATCCTCGATGGGAATGCCCCATTCCTCGATCTCAAACCTTTTACGGCCGTTTTTAAAGGCGTATTCACCGTTGTGAATGGTCATTAATCCTCTTTCTGCCAACACCGgcaacttcaagatattcacCAACCCGTGTTGAATTTTGCCCGGCTCGTTCTTGTATGCCCTTTCGATTAACTGGGACATCGCTTGGTTGAACGGCTGGAGGTGGATGACCGAGTCTaccaagttctccaagGTGGTGATCAAATGCGAAGATCTGGGGTACAAGTCAACCGGAAGAGACACTGCCATCGATAAGTGGTTGGGATACTGCCGTAACAAGGACCTCAAGCTATGGAAAAACGGGATCATGAACGTAGACTGGGAGAGTGACGGCGGATATATAGAAGGAATTAATAAGTTGGGGATCACAAGTCTGATTGTTTTCGACGAGTAAGCTTTGATCTGCTGCTCAATGGTAGCAGAGATGGTGGAAACGAGCTTCTTATAGTCGGTAGACAACTGAATGAACGTCATTTCATTGGCACTGGGAACAGGCCGTAATCTCTCTGTGATGTCAAACTGGTGGTTGTAGTTCTCATTAACTTCACTCAAGTTTTCATCCTGGACCTTCTTATTCAACCCATATCTCCAAGCGATTTTCAAGTCTCTCTCTTGGGTGTTAGACGACTGGGACATGTTGGACACATTAATCTTGTTTTCCTCGCTCTTGATCAACGCTTTCTTCTTATCTTTGGAAGACCCTTTGTACATTCCAGGCAAGTCCTTGGCCCATTCATGAGATAATCCCACCACAATCACATGGGcgttggactttttggccTCATCTACTCGGTTGTGAAGTATCCCTTGAGCAGCAAAGCATCGGAGCAAAATAGACCCGAAATCAGTGGTACCAGActcttcaatcaacaatGAGGCACCGAGTGGAAGACCCTGATGagccaagatcttgtctAGATCCGCTGTTCCTGTCGATATAGTTGGCTGGGACGTGATTACCGAGGGCCTGATGCCGATATTTGAAAGCTCTGGCTCTGGAGATACGGTTTCATCGGACTTTTGTGGTCCTGGAGGTTTTGCCTTTTGGCTTCTACCTGGTAAAGGACCTCTGCCAGGAACAGTAGAGGGGATTC
The window above is part of the Yamadazyma tenuis chromosome 4, complete sequence genome. Proteins encoded here:
- the ELP4 gene encoding Elongator subunit elp4 (EggNog:ENOG503NVWH; COG:B,K): MSFRKRSEVINGTPRTPAVPGRAGGPSPIPGRTPTPGVPGRIPSTVPGRGPLPGRSQKAKPPGPQKSDETVSPEPELSNIGIRPSVITSQPTISTGTADLDKILAHQGLPLGASLLIEESGTTDFGSILLRCFAAQGILHNRVDEAKKSNAHVIVVGLSHEWAKDLPGMYKGSSKDKKKALIKSEENKINVSNMSQSSNTQERDLKIAWRYGLNKKVQDENLSEVNENYNHQFDITERLRPVPSANEMTFIQLSTDYKKLVSTISATIEQQIKAYSSKTIRLVIPNLLIPSIYPPSLSQSTFMIPFFHSLRSLLRQYPNHLSMAVSLPVDLYPRSSHLITTLENLVDSVIHLQPFNQAMSQLIERAYKNEPGKIQHGLVNILKLPVLAERGLMTIHNGEYAFKNGRKRFEIEEWGIPIEDDATDANNTPSTEGHVPEKQTSKNIDF
- the CDC54 gene encoding MCM DNA helicase complex subunit (EggNog:ENOG503NWYY; COG:L), with translation MSSPIHNVDELPEDPSLRETESQSQTQHQVVPSSPLFFNSSSSQLHSDANNPGRNAPGSSQRTRAGDISSPLHYSSSSAHHNSENNRGPSSGRNIRTDRLTSEVDRIVRRHNRSDIQDTTSSPLRRRAFMDSPHGSQESTQPPPNPSSSNPNSDNLTGADDEPVRVIWGTNVSIQDCSNAFRDFLMSFKMKYRRLHDQGEVVFEDNELYYVQQLNNMRELGLTNLNLDAKNLLAYPASRKLYYQLLNYPQEVIPIMDQTTKDCMVSLVMDDNGFDNTATTSVDEIETNIYTVRPYNINQVERGMRELNPNDIDKLVSVKGLVLRATAIIPDMKVAFFKCNACDHTIAVEIDRGVISEPSKCPREVCGQSNSMSIIHNRSSFADKQVIKLQETPDLVPDGQTPHSINLCVYDDLVDSCRAGDRIEVCGIFRSLPVRSNPRMRAVKSLYKTYLDVVHVKKIDKKRLGADVSTLQQEATDKEQEVEQVRKITADEIEKIREISQRDDLYEVLARSLAPSIYEMDDVKKGVLLQLFGGANKTFKKGGRYRGDINILLCGDPSTSKSQLLQYVHRISPRGVYTSGKGSSAVGLTAYITRDVDTKQLVLESGALVLSDGGVCCIDEFDKMSDSTRSVLHEVMEQQTISVAKAGIITTLNARTSILASANPINSRYDPNLPVTSNIDLPPPLLSRFDLVYLMLDKVDEKIDRQLARHLTDMYLEDVPDKVTNYFVLSVEFLTTYIQWAKENINPVITPESKNELVRAYVEMRKMGDDSRASEKRVTATTRQLESMIRLSEAHAKMRLSSTVDLIDVKEAVRLTKSAIKDYATDPITGRIDMDMIQTGTTSAQRRMQEDLNNEVLSLIEANNNAIRFNELAVKINEKSSVRVENTDLTDAIKRLAQEGKVIETGDSHRRTIRKAMGV